A genomic region of Dickeya solani IPO 2222 contains the following coding sequences:
- a CDS encoding PfaD family polyunsaturated fatty acid/polyketide biosynthesis protein, whose translation MMTHVEQTRPAERREGLPPQGVDRRQEQRVQAEQLGSPAFRQDYGIKYAYVSGAMYQGIASRKLVVAMARAGMMSFFGSGGLSLRVLEDAILGIQSDLSGESFGMNLLADYDFPEKEMQRVELFLTHGIRFIEAAAYIAITPALVRYRLCGVHRGEDQRIIIPNTLMAKVSRPEVAEVFAHPAPPELVARLYQQGLITGQEAELAPLVPMAQDVCVESDSAGHTDQGNAYVLFPAISRLCRDVSARQRYQKPVRIGAAGGIGTPEAVMAAFMLGADFIVTGSVNQCSVEAATSDEVKDLLQSINIQDTDYAPAGDMFEQGAKVQVLRRGVFFPSRANKLYQLYQQYASLEAIPQVVKKQLEDKYFKRPLSDVWQDVRQYYQASRPQVLAKIEEHPKRKMAAVFRWYFAYSSRLALAGDRENKVDYQVHCGPALGAFNQWVKGSAYESWRARHVNEIGEMLMQEAALMLSRQISLIESHSLSS comes from the coding sequence ATGATGACACATGTTGAACAAACGAGGCCGGCTGAACGCCGTGAAGGTCTACCCCCTCAGGGGGTAGACCGCCGACAAGAGCAGCGTGTTCAGGCCGAACAGTTGGGAAGTCCGGCGTTTCGTCAGGATTATGGGATTAAATATGCCTATGTCAGCGGTGCGATGTATCAGGGGATTGCGTCCCGTAAGCTGGTTGTGGCGATGGCGCGGGCCGGAATGATGAGCTTTTTCGGTTCAGGAGGCTTGAGTCTTCGTGTTCTGGAAGACGCGATTTTAGGGATTCAATCTGATTTGAGCGGGGAGTCTTTCGGCATGAATCTGCTGGCAGATTATGATTTCCCTGAAAAGGAAATGCAGCGGGTCGAGCTGTTTCTGACCCACGGCATTCGTTTTATTGAAGCGGCTGCCTATATTGCGATTACCCCAGCGTTAGTGCGTTACCGGTTGTGTGGTGTTCATCGGGGGGAAGATCAGCGCATTATTATTCCCAATACGCTGATGGCGAAAGTGTCACGCCCCGAAGTTGCTGAGGTTTTTGCCCACCCGGCGCCGCCTGAGCTGGTTGCCCGGTTATATCAGCAAGGGTTGATTACCGGGCAGGAGGCTGAGCTGGCTCCTTTGGTGCCAATGGCTCAGGATGTCTGTGTCGAGTCTGATTCGGCAGGCCACACCGATCAGGGTAATGCTTATGTACTGTTCCCGGCCATTTCCCGGCTTTGCCGGGATGTTTCGGCCCGCCAGCGATACCAAAAACCAGTCAGGATCGGCGCCGCAGGTGGTATTGGTACGCCGGAAGCGGTGATGGCTGCTTTTATGCTTGGTGCTGATTTTATTGTCACCGGTTCCGTGAATCAGTGCTCGGTGGAGGCGGCTACCAGCGATGAGGTGAAGGATTTACTGCAAAGTATCAATATTCAGGATACCGATTATGCTCCGGCCGGAGATATGTTTGAACAGGGCGCCAAAGTTCAGGTGCTCCGGCGCGGTGTGTTTTTCCCATCACGGGCTAATAAACTTTATCAGCTCTATCAACAATATGCTTCGCTGGAAGCGATACCGCAGGTCGTTAAAAAGCAGCTCGAAGACAAGTACTTTAAACGTCCGCTATCCGATGTCTGGCAAGACGTCAGGCAATACTATCAGGCGAGCCGTCCTCAGGTGTTGGCGAAAATAGAAGAGCATCCCAAACGTAAAATGGCAGCGGTATTTCGCTGGTATTTTGCCTATAGCTCGCGCCTGGCGCTGGCTGGCGATCGGGAAAACAAAGTCGATTATCAGGTGCATTGCGGGCCGGCTCTGGGCGCTTTCAATCAGTGGGTGAAAGGCTCTGCTTATGAAAGCTGGCGTGCTCGTCATGTCAATGAAATCGGGGAAATGTTGATGCAGGAAGCCGCATTGATGTTGTCACGACAAATCAGTTTGATAGAAAGCCACTCTTTATCTTCTTAG